Genomic DNA from Deinococcota bacterium:
CGCCGCGACCGGCTACATGGCGCCTATGCCGGCGGCGCTCGAGACCGAGACCCTGCAAGCGCGTTTCGAGCAGCTTCCGGAAGCGCGATTGACCTACGACCAGATGAGCAGCCACGGTTACCCTCGCACTCTGGTCCCCTTCTGGAACGAGGTCCACTCGGCCTACGGCACGGCGACCGAGGAGATCTTGCTGGCGGGCACTGACCCTCAGCGGGCGCTCGATATCGCTGCGCAAGAAGCCAACCGCCTTCTGCAGGTGTATGCCCGGTAGGGGCAAAAATCAAAGCGCGCGCCGCTCTTCGGGAGGGGCGCGCTTTCTCTCTGCCGAGCGGCGCCGCAAGCTTGGGGAGGCCCTGAGCGCCTATCTTTTTCTCATGCCCGCCGCGCTCATTTTGGGCACCTTCCAGTATCTTCCCGCTTTCGACGTCTTCCGGCTGAGTCTCACCGACCGGCTTCTCTTGCGCCCGGTCAGCTCCTTTATCGGCCTCGACAACTATCAGCGCCTCTTCGCCGACGAGCGCTTTTGGAACTCGGTATGGAACACGATCTACTTCGTTGGCGTGAGCGTGCCGGTCCAGATGGCGCTGGCGCTGGTCCTGGCGCTGGGCCTTGCCCGCAAGATGCGCGGCGTAGGCGTCTTCCGGACGGTCTTCTTTCTGCCGGTGGTCGCCTCGACGGTCGCCGTGGCGGTGGTGTGGCGCTGGATGTACCACCCCAACATTGGCATTCTCAACTATTTTCTGCAACTTTTCGAGCTCTCGCCCGTACGCTGGCTGCAGGATCCCACCTGGGCCATGCCCGCGGTCATCTTGCTGGCCGTGTGGAGTGGGGTGGGTTACTACATGGTCATCTACCTGGCCGGCATCCTCGACATTCCTGAGGATTACTACGAGGCAGCCCGTTTAGACGGCGCCCAACGCTGGCACCTCTTTCGCTACATCACCTGGCCCATGCTGATGCCGGTCACCTACCTTATTTTGATCCTGCAGATGATCAACTCGTTTCAGGTGTTCACGAGCGTCTACGTGAT
This window encodes:
- a CDS encoding sugar ABC transporter permease codes for the protein MPAALILGTFQYLPAFDVFRLSLTDRLLLRPVSSFIGLDNYQRLFADERFWNSVWNTIYFVGVSVPVQMALALVLALGLARKMRGVGVFRTVFFLPVVASTVAVAVVWRWMYHPNIGILNYFLQLFELSPVRWLQDPTWAMPAVILLAVWSGVGYYMVIYLAGILDIPEDYYEAARLDGAQRWHLFRYITWPMLMPVTYLILILQMINSFQVFTSVYVMTGGGPVRSTEVVVFYLYQRAFESLEFGYASAISVVLFVFLVTLTVVQRLTIGARVNYER